The following coding sequences are from one Leptospira mayottensis 200901116 window:
- a CDS encoding 6-carboxytetrahydropterin synthase, translating into MFFEESGRFYIRIEERFESSHFLYRYFPDGSDEPIHGHSWKVELYLSGEKNIDENGISFDFLTSKRKLKELVGKLDHILINELEEFKKINPTSENIARWFYHYLKESVHSAGGRVEKIVIHEGPENLAFFEPTSLP; encoded by the coding sequence ATGTTTTTTGAAGAATCAGGAAGATTTTATATTCGAATCGAGGAACGTTTTGAGTCCTCACATTTCCTTTACAGATATTTCCCGGACGGATCGGACGAACCTATACACGGGCATTCCTGGAAAGTGGAACTCTATCTTTCCGGAGAAAAAAATATCGATGAGAATGGAATCAGTTTTGATTTTCTGACTTCCAAACGGAAACTTAAGGAACTTGTAGGAAAGTTGGATCATATTCTGATTAACGAGTTGGAAGAATTTAAAAAGATCAATCCAACTTCCGAAAACATTGCACGTTGGTTTTATCATTATCTCAAAGAGAGTGTACATTCTGCCGGGGGGAGAGTGGAAAAAATTGTCATTCACGAAGGCCCAGAGAACCTCGCCTTTTTCGAGCCAACATCACTTCCGTAA
- the mreC gene encoding rod shape-determining protein MreC has protein sequence MLWFQLSRSKETLSLLFCILFSIFSLTFRSNVIVRGIASFQRVGDVVSGSIDSFGGFFKGAYNKLESFEAIRKERDSCVAVMEDYKLLPQDLEKANRENDFLRKELRFQSRQKYASLKAEVLSVRLNSIYRTIIIDKGSDSGIKPYMPVTARAVDQKGAIIEALVGKVIAVTGGSAVVQPLINSNFNMGVSMPDTNLWANLSGNSGRGTEALLNYIDSGIIIDPRVFGEYPMGPSEMIQYTESLSKIGKSVYTSGGGGVFPTGIPVGIITEEGPRNGSFKSAFLKPFVRFEMLESVTVILKLPEKWLETWPEGQNITIENPYFGELNFPGEDRLKENQTKNPLPPNGNQSQTNTPKSPSPSVPNEEDLQ, from the coding sequence ATGTTATGGTTTCAACTCAGTCGAAGTAAGGAGACTCTTTCTCTTCTATTCTGTATTCTGTTCTCTATATTTTCCTTAACTTTTAGAAGTAATGTAATCGTCAGGGGAATTGCGAGCTTTCAAAGAGTAGGAGACGTAGTATCCGGCTCCATTGATTCTTTCGGAGGATTTTTCAAAGGCGCCTACAATAAGTTGGAATCTTTTGAGGCCATACGTAAGGAAAGGGATTCTTGCGTTGCGGTCATGGAAGATTATAAACTCCTTCCACAGGACTTGGAAAAAGCGAATCGGGAAAACGATTTTCTCCGAAAAGAGCTTCGCTTTCAAAGCAGACAAAAATATGCGAGCCTTAAAGCAGAGGTTCTATCCGTTCGTTTAAATTCCATTTATAGAACCATCATTATCGACAAGGGCTCCGATTCTGGAATCAAACCTTATATGCCAGTGACCGCAAGAGCTGTGGATCAAAAGGGTGCAATCATAGAAGCGCTTGTCGGTAAAGTTATCGCTGTGACTGGGGGATCGGCCGTAGTTCAACCCCTTATCAATTCGAATTTCAACATGGGAGTATCGATGCCGGATACCAATCTTTGGGCCAATCTTTCGGGAAACTCTGGAAGGGGAACCGAAGCACTTTTGAATTACATCGATAGCGGAATCATCATCGACCCGAGAGTGTTTGGAGAATATCCGATGGGACCGAGTGAGATGATTCAGTATACGGAATCTTTGAGTAAGATTGGTAAATCGGTATATACTTCTGGAGGCGGCGGGGTATTTCCCACTGGGATTCCAGTAGGAATTATTACGGAAGAAGGGCCGAGAAACGGGAGTTTTAAAAGTGCATTCTTAAAACCATTTGTTCGATTTGAGATGCTTGAGAGTGTAACGGTCATTTTGAAGCTTCCGGAAAAGTGGCTGGAAACCTGGCCAGAAGGACAGAATATTACGATCGAAAATCCTTACTTTGGAGAACTCAATTTTCCAGGAGAAGATCGTTTGAAAGAAAATCAAACGAAGAATCCTCTTCCGCCTAACGGGAATCAGTCGCAAACGAATACACCAAAGAGCCCGTCGCCTTCTGTTCCGAACGAGGAAGATTTGCAATGA
- a CDS encoding disulfide oxidoreductase: MTEVVKPRFYKEMTVGEAMAVHSEAGLVFSSYHLGGCSHCSINELETIEQVCMGYGVEVDVLIESLNNLLEDSQD; the protein is encoded by the coding sequence ATGACAGAAGTGGTCAAGCCAAGATTTTATAAGGAAATGACGGTAGGTGAGGCTATGGCCGTTCACTCCGAAGCAGGACTTGTTTTTTCGAGTTACCATTTAGGAGGTTGCTCCCACTGTTCTATCAACGAGCTCGAAACGATCGAGCAGGTTTGTATGGGTTACGGTGTAGAAGTGGATGTTCTAATTGAAAGTCTGAACAATCTTCTTGAAGATTCTCAAGACTAA
- the mrdA gene encoding penicillin-binding protein 2: MLGGAQSASEYRLEKSFRLRLYIFSGLVVLTLNAFIFQLFNLQILNGTNNALKAEKFVRKSEIMPAARGQMFDRNFLTPETSMALVSNYSSLDAILNTSLFKYDPASVKAFIQEFARTLSIPISYYENELIEPRFSRNLKAKKPIVLLEGITPAQQERISVFDNISKYIILLPSPRRIYKMGPALAHVTGYIGKPTRDDLVAGEIKSYQYLGKNGLELEYDSELRGVDGFRIQKRSSEGNIEEERVVEHSSPGNNLILTIDKDIQIAAHKALKGSRGTAIAIKVSTGEILAMVSNPSYDPNILSGKNKADRTLHFKRVKDNGGFLNLAIQSKFPPASTYKTLVALAALESQHKIGYTSETTFSCNGSFVLKSTFAGVPDQVFNCWEKGGHGTNDLAHALQKSCSVYFYNLGYKLGSDAILNYSRLFGLENKSKVDLPGEITGFVPSSAWKKSKYGTKWFDGDTINLSIGQGFISTTPMGMALFYMGLLNRGQIYQPYVVSEIRDPVDNSIINRTTPQILRDIPINQSSTEAIKEGLKLVVKSGTAAYVLNKPFLPDIAGKTGTAQTRRRGSSGSNHAWFVGYAPANAPVSEQVLIVVFVEYGVGGAAGAAPVAREMFHAAFPPGTFKKSQDITPSSPSTGQEGTLEAR, encoded by the coding sequence TTGTTAGGCGGAGCACAATCTGCGTCGGAATACCGACTTGAAAAAAGTTTTCGCCTTCGTTTGTATATTTTTTCCGGACTTGTAGTGCTTACGCTCAACGCATTTATCTTTCAACTATTCAATTTACAGATTCTCAACGGAACGAACAATGCGCTCAAAGCGGAAAAGTTCGTGAGAAAGAGCGAGATCATGCCGGCCGCGAGAGGGCAGATGTTCGATCGTAATTTTCTCACTCCAGAAACTTCCATGGCTTTAGTTTCGAATTATTCTTCCCTAGATGCAATTTTAAACACGTCCTTGTTCAAGTATGATCCCGCTTCTGTAAAGGCATTCATTCAGGAATTTGCACGGACACTTTCGATTCCGATCTCTTATTACGAAAACGAACTGATCGAACCTCGTTTTTCGAGAAATCTAAAAGCTAAAAAGCCGATCGTTCTTTTGGAGGGAATTACTCCTGCGCAACAGGAAAGAATATCAGTGTTTGATAATATATCTAAATACATTATTCTCCTGCCTTCTCCTAGGAGAATCTACAAAATGGGTCCGGCTCTCGCGCATGTGACCGGTTACATCGGAAAGCCTACTCGGGACGATCTCGTCGCGGGAGAAATCAAATCCTATCAATATCTCGGAAAGAACGGACTCGAACTCGAATACGATTCCGAACTCAGAGGCGTCGACGGATTTCGAATTCAAAAACGAAGCTCCGAAGGGAACATAGAAGAAGAGCGCGTAGTCGAACATTCTTCTCCCGGTAATAATTTGATCTTAACGATCGACAAGGACATTCAGATCGCCGCTCACAAAGCTCTCAAGGGAAGTAGGGGAACCGCGATTGCGATCAAGGTCTCCACTGGAGAAATTTTGGCGATGGTTTCCAATCCTAGTTACGATCCGAATATACTTTCCGGGAAAAATAAGGCGGATCGGACTCTGCATTTCAAACGGGTTAAAGACAATGGAGGATTTTTAAATCTTGCGATCCAATCCAAGTTTCCTCCGGCTTCTACTTATAAAACGTTAGTTGCACTTGCAGCATTGGAAAGTCAACACAAAATCGGCTACACTTCGGAGACGACGTTTTCCTGCAATGGAAGTTTTGTATTAAAATCCACATTCGCAGGAGTTCCCGATCAGGTTTTTAATTGTTGGGAAAAGGGAGGGCACGGAACAAATGATCTTGCACATGCGTTGCAGAAATCCTGTTCGGTGTATTTTTACAATCTTGGATACAAACTCGGTTCCGACGCGATTTTAAATTACTCCAGGCTTTTCGGATTAGAAAACAAATCCAAAGTGGACCTTCCGGGAGAAATTACGGGTTTTGTCCCGTCCTCTGCGTGGAAAAAAAGCAAATACGGAACCAAGTGGTTTGACGGGGATACGATCAACTTATCGATCGGGCAGGGATTTATTTCAACGACACCGATGGGAATGGCATTATTTTATATGGGACTTCTCAATCGTGGACAGATCTATCAGCCGTATGTGGTGAGTGAAATTCGAGATCCTGTGGATAACTCCATCATTAACAGAACCACACCTCAAATACTCAGAGATATTCCGATCAATCAGTCTTCTACAGAAGCGATTAAAGAAGGATTAAAACTTGTGGTAAAAAGTGGGACTGCGGCCTACGTTTTGAACAAGCCATTCTTACCGGATATCGCAGGAAAAACGGGAACAGCTCAGACGAGAAGAAGAGGCTCTTCCGGATCCAACCATGCATGGTTTGTGGGATATGCTCCCGCGAACGCGCCTGTCAGTGAACAGGTATTAATCGTAGTGTTTGTAGAATACGGGGTCGGAGGAGCTGCTGGGGCCGCTCCCGTGGCGAGAGAAATGTTTCATGCTGCATTTCCTCCGGGAACGTTCAAGAAATCGCAGGATATAACGCCGTCTTCTCCTTCGACGGGACAGGAGGGAACGCTTGAAGCCAGATAA
- a CDS encoding sulfate ABC transporter substrate-binding protein yields MKTKILKSIITALLMTNASAGLFSKDVNLLNVSYDPTRELYAEYNKLFASYWKSKTGDDVRVNQSHGGSGKQARSVIDGLEADIVTLALSYDIDIIASKGLISRDWLKSLPNNSTPYTSTIVFVVRKGNPKNIKDWDDLIRSKVGVITPNPKTSGGARWNYLAAWAFAQKKFNNDTNKVQDFIKTLYKNVPVLDSGARGSSNTFAQNGIGDVLIAWENESFLILEEFGKDKYEVVIPSLSILAEPPVAIVEKNAEKHGNLETAKAYLKSLYSDAAQEIIAKHGYRPRNQAILKKHEGKFPKLDLITVDGHFGGWHKAQKDHFADGASFDQLYVK; encoded by the coding sequence ATGAAAACAAAAATTCTTAAATCAATTATAACCGCTCTCCTCATGACGAATGCGAGCGCCGGACTTTTCTCAAAGGACGTAAACCTGCTCAACGTATCTTACGATCCTACGAGAGAACTCTATGCAGAGTATAACAAGCTTTTTGCAAGTTATTGGAAATCTAAAACGGGAGACGATGTAAGGGTCAATCAATCTCACGGCGGAAGTGGTAAACAGGCGAGGTCCGTGATCGACGGGCTCGAAGCAGATATCGTTACCCTTGCACTCTCCTACGATATCGACATCATAGCTTCAAAAGGCCTGATCTCCAGGGATTGGCTAAAAAGCCTTCCGAATAACAGCACTCCTTATACTTCCACGATCGTATTTGTAGTCAGAAAAGGAAATCCCAAGAATATAAAAGACTGGGATGATCTAATTCGATCCAAGGTTGGCGTCATAACACCGAATCCAAAAACGAGCGGAGGAGCGCGCTGGAATTATCTCGCCGCTTGGGCTTTCGCTCAGAAAAAGTTCAATAACGATACGAATAAGGTTCAAGATTTTATAAAAACGTTATATAAAAACGTTCCCGTTCTCGATTCGGGAGCCAGAGGTTCCAGCAATACTTTCGCTCAAAACGGCATCGGAGATGTATTGATCGCCTGGGAAAACGAATCTTTTCTTATCCTAGAAGAATTTGGAAAGGATAAATACGAAGTTGTTATTCCGTCATTGAGTATTCTCGCAGAACCGCCCGTCGCAATCGTGGAGAAGAACGCAGAAAAACACGGCAACTTAGAAACGGCAAAGGCGTACCTCAAATCTCTCTATTCTGACGCGGCACAAGAAATTATCGCAAAACACGGATATCGTCCGAGAAACCAGGCTATTCTGAAAAAGCACGAAGGAAAATTTCCCAAATTGGATCTGATCACTGTGGACGGACATTTCGGTGGATGGCATAAAGCACAAAAAGATCATTTTGCAGATGGAGCTTCTTTCGATCAACTTTACGTTAAATAA
- a CDS encoding rod shape-determining protein, which produces MIFDNLYALFSNDMGIDLGTANTLVHVKGQGIVLSEPSVVAVHAATGKVLAVGQEAKRMLGRTPGEIVAIRPMKDGVIADFETVEKMIRYFIAKVHNRTTFVKPRIVIGVPSGITEVERRAVRESAEQAGAREIFLIEEALAAAIGANIPINEPAGNMIVDIGGGTTEIAVISLGGMVIAESIRTGGDEFDEAIIKYLRNQYNLVVGERTAEDIKLTIGNAYPEKKAETMEVRGRDAISGLPRTLELESNEIRKALKEPTDEILDGIKRVLERTPPELASDIVERGIVLTGGGCLLRGLEMYLSKETGVPVFRAENPLTCVVLGTGKYLDELKYIKPGIR; this is translated from the coding sequence ATGATCTTTGATAACCTCTATGCCCTGTTTTCCAACGATATGGGAATTGATCTAGGGACGGCAAATACACTGGTACATGTAAAAGGACAGGGGATCGTTTTATCCGAACCTTCCGTTGTCGCGGTTCATGCGGCTACCGGTAAAGTTCTCGCGGTAGGGCAGGAAGCAAAGCGGATGTTGGGTCGGACACCGGGTGAAATTGTGGCGATCCGTCCGATGAAAGATGGAGTGATCGCAGACTTCGAAACCGTCGAAAAAATGATCCGTTATTTTATCGCGAAGGTGCATAACCGTACTACTTTCGTAAAACCTAGAATCGTAATCGGAGTTCCGTCTGGAATCACTGAGGTAGAGAGACGGGCTGTTCGTGAATCTGCGGAGCAGGCTGGGGCGAGAGAAATTTTTCTCATTGAAGAAGCTCTTGCCGCCGCGATCGGAGCCAATATCCCGATCAACGAACCTGCGGGAAATATGATCGTGGATATCGGTGGTGGTACGACTGAAATTGCGGTAATATCTCTTGGAGGGATGGTAATTGCGGAATCCATCCGCACCGGGGGAGATGAATTTGATGAAGCGATCATTAAGTATCTCCGAAATCAATATAATCTAGTAGTCGGGGAAAGAACTGCGGAAGATATCAAACTTACGATCGGAAATGCTTATCCTGAAAAGAAAGCGGAAACGATGGAAGTTCGTGGGCGGGATGCAATTTCCGGACTTCCTAGAACACTTGAATTGGAATCCAACGAAATTCGTAAGGCTCTCAAAGAACCGACCGATGAAATCTTAGACGGAATCAAACGAGTTCTAGAAAGAACTCCTCCTGAACTAGCATCGGATATCGTGGAAAGAGGAATTGTACTTACGGGAGGTGGATGTCTCCTCCGAGGGTTGGAAATGTATCTTTCTAAGGAAACGGGAGTTCCCGTTTTTCGTGCAGAAAATCCGCTTACTTGTGTGGTTCTTGGAACCGGAAAGTATCTAGACGAATTGAAATATATCAAGCCTGGTATACGCTAA
- the mreD gene encoding rod shape-determining protein MreD: protein MILEKLVIAVGILIAHFLNGSNLFEIGSAIKPDFMILLVLFFALRRGALYGLWIGFFGGLLTDSGLGGEIAIGNIVTYKIGLHSLTFCLIGYLVGKFARSAYHENYFSITIYSLLITFVTRVATYYLFSLFFHENMSYSLFFTSFFNALIAPAFFYALTWIYQLDHMGDA from the coding sequence ATGATCTTAGAAAAGCTCGTCATCGCAGTCGGCATCTTAATCGCGCACTTTTTAAATGGCTCAAATCTTTTTGAAATCGGTTCAGCGATCAAACCGGATTTTATGATTCTTCTTGTACTTTTTTTCGCTTTGAGAAGAGGGGCGCTCTATGGGCTCTGGATTGGTTTTTTCGGAGGCCTTTTGACGGATAGTGGACTTGGTGGTGAAATCGCGATCGGAAACATAGTTACGTATAAGATCGGGCTTCATTCCTTGACCTTTTGTTTGATCGGGTATCTTGTCGGAAAATTTGCTCGTTCCGCATATCATGAAAATTATTTTTCGATTACGATCTATTCTCTTCTAATCACCTTTGTCACGAGAGTCGCTACGTATTATTTGTTCTCCTTATTTTTTCATGAGAATATGAGTTATTCCTTATTCTTCACTTCGTTTTTTAATGCGCTTATAGCTCCGGCCTTTTTTTATGCCCTAACATGGATCTATCAATTGGATCACATGGGGGACGCGTAA
- the rodA gene encoding rod shape-determining protein RodA, whose product MKPDKSIEKIDYFLVISVVIVVLCSVTTLYSQEVNFEDGPGKWYRQLFYFAIGLVIMYFVSRVNYQLLGAYALVIYVFTIFLLIITLIPGIGYLPSGRGARSWIKIGPIGIQTSEFAKLSSVILLGQFMVLKEKDMKNLVVLSIPFVIVIVPMVFILLQPDFGTAVSFLPILFTMLFFGGADILHIGSLLAFGGITLMVPMFVEYSRLTLINDIADFLQRTGKTDLLSVVNRLGGKIWLALDGKDVKTANLTPKTLSSLREAVDQVVEMEGGFLFKIFSNQTLLLTFGAIFLIACLVMVGIRIARGSRTLRQYYIPLGILGISLISAVVVMKIVPFRENQVVRLTAFLNPEEFKQGAGYHLRASKPAVGSGRFFGKGLMNAEMTEGRIPHVPESSTDFIFASWAEQTGFLGSVFLLFFLFSIPLRGLQISYESKDRFGSLLASGIVALLFYHMAINIGIVIGLMPVTGIPLSFMSYGGSHLIMSMTAIGIILSIKSRKHAN is encoded by the coding sequence TTGAAGCCAGATAAGTCCATAGAAAAGATCGATTACTTTTTAGTGATTTCGGTAGTGATTGTCGTTCTTTGTAGCGTGACGACCTTATATAGTCAGGAGGTCAATTTCGAAGACGGACCCGGAAAATGGTATCGCCAGCTGTTTTATTTCGCCATTGGACTTGTAATCATGTATTTCGTGTCGAGAGTCAATTATCAGTTGTTAGGTGCTTATGCGCTCGTGATCTATGTGTTCACGATTTTCCTGCTGATAATCACGTTAATTCCCGGAATTGGATATTTACCTTCGGGAAGGGGGGCCCGTTCTTGGATCAAGATTGGACCTATTGGAATTCAAACCTCTGAGTTTGCAAAGTTGTCCTCGGTGATTTTATTGGGGCAGTTTATGGTTTTAAAGGAAAAGGATATGAAGAACTTAGTTGTTCTTTCGATTCCGTTCGTAATCGTGATCGTTCCGATGGTATTTATACTGCTCCAGCCCGATTTTGGAACCGCGGTTTCTTTTCTACCCATTTTGTTTACGATGCTCTTTTTCGGAGGAGCGGATATCCTTCACATAGGATCCTTATTGGCGTTCGGAGGAATTACTCTCATGGTTCCTATGTTCGTGGAATATTCTAGACTGACTTTGATAAACGACATCGCCGACTTCTTACAAAGGACCGGAAAAACGGACCTTTTATCTGTGGTCAATCGACTCGGGGGAAAGATATGGCTTGCACTTGACGGAAAAGACGTAAAGACGGCCAATCTTACGCCGAAGACGTTAAGCTCATTGCGGGAAGCGGTGGATCAGGTTGTGGAAATGGAGGGAGGATTTCTCTTTAAAATTTTCTCCAATCAAACTCTGCTTTTGACTTTTGGAGCAATCTTTTTGATCGCTTGTCTTGTGATGGTGGGAATCCGGATTGCTAGAGGAAGCAGAACATTAAGACAATATTATATACCTTTGGGAATCTTGGGGATCAGTTTGATCTCCGCGGTTGTAGTGATGAAAATTGTTCCCTTTCGAGAAAACCAGGTAGTTCGATTGACCGCGTTTTTAAATCCGGAAGAATTCAAACAAGGAGCGGGATACCATCTCAGGGCTTCGAAACCCGCGGTCGGATCCGGTAGGTTTTTTGGGAAAGGTTTGATGAATGCGGAGATGACGGAAGGAAGAATCCCGCACGTCCCCGAATCAAGCACCGATTTTATTTTTGCTTCTTGGGCTGAGCAGACTGGGTTTTTAGGTTCCGTATTTTTATTATTCTTTTTATTTTCGATTCCGCTCAGAGGATTGCAAATCAGTTACGAAAGTAAGGATAGATTTGGATCTTTACTTGCATCCGGAATCGTCGCATTACTTTTTTATCACATGGCCATTAACATAGGTATCGTGATCGGGCTTATGCCCGTGACCGGAATTCCTTTGTCGTTTATGAGTTACGGAGGATCGCATTTGATCATGTCCATGACCGCGATAGGAATTATACTTTCAATTAAAAGCAGAAAGCACGCGAACTGA
- a CDS encoding Ppx/GppA phosphatase family protein gives MVQEKPLAAIDLGTNSFHMIIVRVRTNGTFEAIAREKESVRLGNRLQENGPIDPDSFRRGIDCLKRFKILAENSGAEIRAVATSALREASNREEFLEAVYQETGISIDVVSGYEEARLIYFGILQGIPVFDRKIMMIDIGGGSTEILVGHRGNILFSKSFKLGAIRLTEKFFQEEPLSNSGIRKCRLFIEEMLLPFRKILRDLKPDLIVGSSGTIQAIAGMILASRGETEEISLNNFSFLTSEFKKIRNLILEADTSRKRTKIPGLDSKRADIIVGGTLILEEIFDLANVPALTVSEFALREGIVYDTIRKWEHFESTEHSKHLDAIRQTSVDNFMRAFSRDEEYSKHVANLSLQIFDQLVSLHKLGQEQRELLEAASLLHEIGQSISHSAYHKHSYYMIRNSEMLLGFTFLEIEIIALTARYHRKNTPRIKHREFSKLAEKNRTLVCQLSAILRISSALNRNRGGLVLSVTCKIEKNLIHFVLKSDKGYDPSLEIWAAEEQKIAFEETFGYSVKFVTGN, from the coding sequence ATGGTTCAGGAAAAACCTCTCGCGGCCATAGACCTCGGCACTAATTCATTCCATATGATCATCGTTCGAGTTCGGACGAACGGAACCTTCGAAGCCATAGCAAGAGAAAAAGAATCGGTTCGCTTAGGTAACAGGTTACAAGAAAACGGACCGATCGATCCCGATTCTTTTCGAAGAGGAATCGATTGTCTCAAACGATTTAAAATTCTCGCAGAAAACTCCGGCGCGGAAATCAGAGCTGTCGCCACAAGCGCGTTACGAGAAGCTTCCAATCGGGAAGAATTCTTAGAAGCTGTATACCAAGAAACGGGCATATCCATAGACGTAGTAAGCGGTTATGAAGAAGCCCGTTTAATCTATTTCGGAATTCTTCAAGGAATTCCCGTTTTCGATCGAAAGATTATGATGATCGATATCGGTGGAGGAAGTACGGAAATACTCGTCGGTCACAGAGGAAATATTCTATTCTCTAAAAGTTTTAAACTGGGAGCGATTAGACTCACCGAAAAATTTTTTCAGGAAGAGCCTCTTTCCAACTCCGGTATCCGAAAGTGCAGACTCTTTATAGAAGAAATGCTTCTTCCCTTTCGAAAAATTCTCAGAGATTTAAAACCGGATTTGATCGTGGGTTCGTCCGGCACCATTCAAGCGATCGCCGGAATGATTCTTGCGTCAAGAGGTGAAACCGAAGAAATCTCATTAAATAATTTTTCCTTTCTGACCTCAGAGTTTAAGAAAATCCGAAATCTAATTTTGGAAGCGGACACATCCAGAAAAAGAACCAAGATTCCCGGACTCGATAGCAAACGAGCCGATATCATTGTCGGAGGAACTCTTATCCTGGAAGAGATTTTTGATCTGGCAAACGTTCCCGCTTTGACGGTTTCCGAGTTCGCGCTTCGGGAAGGAATTGTTTACGATACCATTCGCAAATGGGAACATTTTGAAAGTACGGAACATTCTAAACATCTAGACGCCATTCGACAAACCTCGGTGGATAACTTCATGCGAGCCTTTTCCAGAGACGAAGAATATTCCAAACATGTCGCCAATCTGAGTCTTCAGATCTTCGATCAACTGGTAAGTCTGCATAAACTCGGACAAGAGCAGAGAGAACTTTTGGAAGCCGCTTCTCTTCTTCATGAAATTGGTCAATCCATCTCTCATTCTGCATATCACAAACATAGTTATTATATGATTCGAAATTCGGAAATGCTCTTAGGATTTACCTTTTTGGAGATCGAAATCATCGCTCTCACCGCACGTTATCATAGAAAAAATACTCCAAGAATCAAACACAGAGAATTCAGTAAACTCGCGGAAAAAAACCGAACCTTAGTCTGCCAACTTTCCGCAATTTTAAGAATCAGCTCCGCTCTCAATCGTAACCGAGGCGGACTCGTCCTTTCTGTAACTTGCAAGATCGAAAAAAATCTGATCCATTTCGTTTTAAAATCGGATAAGGGCTACGATCCCTCCTTGGAGATCTGGGCGGCAGAAGAACAAAAAATCGCCTTTGAAGAAACCTTCGGTTATTCGGTAAAATTTGTAACGGGGAATTAA